Proteins encoded together in one Tripterygium wilfordii isolate XIE 37 chromosome 14, ASM1340144v1, whole genome shotgun sequence window:
- the LOC120014131 gene encoding probable terpene synthase 6 has translation MSDIGSKSPGHEQEGGTKTSAGKWRGTVKSFHFEEISVVMNVGYASVCPRMVLEDLGLAKKFISTLGNPLDANWSKFGKCHIGKKLFRRVIHESSVKYSRKHKSLKHLKEIFPYDARMKSAKKETNKMMQVKTSQAMNQIEYESYTREVNVLKEVKDMLMASTSNPVQNIHLIDLLYNIFRDHDYDLDTMARLFRLCRQYGYDISCVVFNKFLDGEGKLKANLVSDTKAMLNLYEACHVSLLGEDILGKALSLTTTHLKAALAKETSQHLAKHIMNALEQPFHKAIPRLEARKYIPFYEEEECSWWKETNLASECSFVRDRIVEMDCWGAVSTSDPRYGRARITFTKTMMLLSMIDDVYDSYGTPEELKGFADAIRRWDMSAMDLVPDYLKNFYHILLNLYEELDKEMTAEGRPYSVPRLKEFTKEGSDAYHNETQWFDKGYVPSFNEYMMTALVLAIGHLMTAASFVGMENAKADAFEWVHSSRRIIVAVSIILRLTNDILSHKREQTTGQSASSIECYMRQYSLSEEEVIENVEKMIAKQWKIINEEFMKPTPISNHLISVAIGLARSMGPWFQFGDGYTEPEYAEELISLMFIEKLKI, from the exons ATGAGTGATATTGGCAGCAAGAGTCCAGGCCATGAGCAAGAGGGGGGCACAAAGACTTCGGCAGGGAAGTGGAGAGGTACAGTGAAGAGTTTTCACTTTGAGGAGATTTCGGTGGTGATGAACGTCGGTTATGCCTCtgtctg tccaagaatggtcttggAAGACCTAGGGCTTGCTAAGAAATTCATAAGTACCCTTGGCAATCCACTAGATGCAAATTGGAGTAAATTTGGAAAATGCCATATTGGCAA GAAGCTATTTCGAAGAGTAATTCATGAGAGCTCAGTCAAATATTCAAGAAAGCATAAATCACTGAAGCATTTAAAGGAGATCTTCCCATATGATGCAAGAATGAAGTCGGCTAAGAAGGAAACAAATAAGATGATGCAAGTCAAGACCAGCCAAGCAATGAATCAAATC GAATATGAATCATACACGAGAGAGGTAAATGTTCTAAAAGAAGTGAAGGATATGTTAATGGCTTCAACAAGCAATCCAGTCCAGAATATTCATTTGATTGACTTGCTAT ATAACATTTTCCGTGATCATGACTATGATTTGGATACTATGGCTCGTCTGTTCCGGTTATGTCGACAGTATGGATATGATATATCTTGTG TTGTGTTCAATAAATTCCTGGATGGTGAAGGAAAGTTGAAGGCAAATCTTGTGAGCGATACAAAAGCAATGTTGAATTTGTATGAAGCTTGTCATGTTAGCCTGCTTGGAGAAGATATTCTAGGCAAAGCCCTTTCGCTTACGACAACTCACTTGAAGGCGGCCTTGGCGAAGGAGACAAGCCAGCATCTAGCAAAACATATAATGAATGCCTTGGAGCAGCCCTTCCACAAGGCGATCCCAAGATTAGAGGCAAGAAAGTATATTCCTTTCTATGAGGAGGAGGAGTGCAG TTGGTGGAAGGAGACCAATCTAGCTTCCGAGTGCTCTTTTGTGAGAGATAGAATCGTAGAGATGGATTGTTGGGGAGCAGTATCAACATCCGACCCACGTTATGGACGAGCCAGAATTACTTTTACCAAAACGATGATGTTGCTATCTATGATCGATGATGTATACGACTCCTACGGTACACCTGAAGAACTTAAAGGTTTTGCAGACGCCATTCGAAG GTGGGATATGTCTGCGATGGATCTAGTGCCCGATTATTTGAAGAATTTTTATCACATTCTCCTAAATCTTTATGAAGAATTAGACAAGGAAATGACCGCTGAAGGAAGACCTTATAGTGTCCCTCGCCTGAAGGAATTT ACTAAGGAAGGTTCAGATGCCTATCATAATGAAACTCAGTGGTTTGACAAAGGATACGTTCCCTCATTTAATGAATACATGATGACTGCACTTGTCTTAGCTATTGGTCATCTAATGACTGCGGCATCTTTTGTTGGGatggaaaatgcaaaagctgaTGCATTTGAATGGGTTCACAGTAGTCGTAGAATTATAGTGGCAGTCAGCATAATCCTTCGTCTTACCAACGACATCCTATCCCATAAG CGAGAGCAAACAACTGGGCAATCTGCTTCAAGTATTGAATGCTATATGAGGCAATATAGTCTCTCAGAAGAGGAGGTGATTGAGAACGTTGAAAAGATGATCGCAAAACAGTGGAAGATCATCAACGAGGAGTTTATGAAGCCAACTCCTATCTCAAATCATCTCATATCGGTGGCCATCGGTCTGGCACGGAGCATGGGACCATGGTTCCAGTTTGGAGATGGATATACAGAACCAGAATATGCTGAGGAATTGATATCTTTAATGTTCATagaaaaactcaaaatttaa
- the LOC120014616 gene encoding staphylococcal-like nuclease CAN2, which translates to MGNALRFLYGHCCKPTAEEDSQSLGPHGVSAATVGVSALAHDLLHFEITSQVPEGLDKHVVSSKKAQANWYRKLLEAWRESKPPPKTPEEATRLVVQTLKRHQKADVQGLLAFYGLPLPHNVEEVSVGFPTILPDGVKYELQTLPVDAKAIADGDTITVYVSAADPRESANVPRDVQIAAAQRSKAREVRDYQKADALHQKIIDAGYRVLHIENEEILARKYRIRLRGIDAPESKMPYGQEAKDELVKLVQGKCLRVLIYEEDRYGRSVGDVYCNGKFIQEVMLKKGLAWHYTAYDKRSEFAAWEKEARAKRVGLWASSNPEKPWEWRKDRREGR; encoded by the exons ATGGGTAATGCTCTCAGATTTCTATATGGGCATTGTTGCAAGCCAACGGCAGAAGAGGACTCCCAGTCTCTGGGACCTCACGGCGTCTCAGCCGCCACCGTAGGTGTTTCAGCTCTCGCTCATGATCTGCTTCACTTCGAAATCACCTCTCAg gttccAGAAGGACTCGATAAACATGTTGTCTCCTCCAAAAAAGCGCAAGCAAATTG GTATAGAAAACTTTTGGAGGCATGGAGAGAGTCGAAACCCCCTCCAAAAACACCTGAAGAAGCTACAAGGCTTGTAGTTCAGACCTTGAAGAGACACCAAAAAGCAGATGTTCAG GGTTTATTGGCCTTTTatggtcttcctcttcctcacaaTGTTGAGGAAGTCTCCGTTGGATTCCCAACAATATTGCCAGATGGGGTCAAGTATGAGTTGCAGACTCTACCGGTTGATGCAAAAGCAATAGCAGATGGGGACACCATAACTGTGTATGTTAGTGCTGCGGATCCCCGGGAATCAGCAAACGTTCCTAGGGACGTGCAGATAGCAGCTGCTCAAAGATCGAAAGCTCGTGAAGTGAGGGATTACCAGAAGGCAGATGCTCTTCACCAGAAAATCATCGACGCTGGATACCG GGTACTACATATTGAGAACGAGGAAATTCTTGCTCGGAAGTATCGGATTCGACTGAG GGGTATAGATGCACCGGAGAGCAAAATGCCATATGGGCAAGAGGCAAAGGATGAACTGGTCAAGTTGGTTCAGGGAAAGTGCTTAAGAGTTCTTATATATGAAGAAGATCGATACGGACGCAGCGTGGGAGATGTGTATTGCAACGGCAAATTCATTCAG GAAGTCATGCTGAAGAAAGGGCTAGCATGGCACTACACAGCCTACGACAAGCGCTCGGAATTTGCAGCA TGGGAGAAAGAGGCTCGAGCGAAACGAGTTGGGTTGTGGGCTTCATCAAACCCTGAGAAGCCGTGGGAATGGAGAAAGGACAGACGTGAAGGCAGATAG
- the LOC120014455 gene encoding protein EARLY RESPONSIVE TO DEHYDRATION 15-like isoform X2 has product MGVGSQRSSSTLSSTLNPNAPMFVPLAYRTVEDFSDQWWALVQSSPWFRDYWLQERYLDPQYFLSFDDIFDPVLPDLDSLLDDLEYDEIFKNQEEEDPRRDLVKIGSEKWRKGRIVAEAPRFAEKAPKIVNMKVVSPRMIHQPR; this is encoded by the exons ATGGGCGTCGGCTCTCAGAGATCATCATCTACACTATCATCAACGTTGAATCCCAACGCTCCGATGTTCGTGCCGCTGGCTTATCGGACGGTGGAGGACTTCTCGGACCAGTGGTGGGCCCTTGTCCAGTCCTCCCCTTGGTTCCGCGACTACTGGCTGCAGGAACGCTACCTCGATCCCCAATACTTTCTCTCCTTCGATGATATTTTTGATCCTGTCCTTCCGGATCTCGATTCTCTCCTTGACGACCTCGAGTACGACGAGATCTTCAAGAATC aggaggaggaggatccgCGGCGTGATCTGGTGAAGATCGGATCGGAAAAGTGGCGAAAGGGACGAATCGTGGCGGAAGCTCCGAGGTTTGCGGAGAAGGCACCGAAGATCGTGAACATGAAGGTGGTTAGTCCAAGGATGATACACCAGCCCAGGTGA
- the LOC120014455 gene encoding protein EARLY RESPONSIVE TO DEHYDRATION 15-like isoform X1: protein MGVGSQRSSSTLSSTLNPNAPMFVPLAYRTVEDFSDQWWALVQSSPWFRDYWLQERYLDPQYFLSFDDIFDPVLPDLDSLLDDLEYDEIFKNQEEEEDPRRDLVKIGSEKWRKGRIVAEAPRFAEKAPKIVNMKVVSPRMIHQPR from the exons ATGGGCGTCGGCTCTCAGAGATCATCATCTACACTATCATCAACGTTGAATCCCAACGCTCCGATGTTCGTGCCGCTGGCTTATCGGACGGTGGAGGACTTCTCGGACCAGTGGTGGGCCCTTGTCCAGTCCTCCCCTTGGTTCCGCGACTACTGGCTGCAGGAACGCTACCTCGATCCCCAATACTTTCTCTCCTTCGATGATATTTTTGATCCTGTCCTTCCGGATCTCGATTCTCTCCTTGACGACCTCGAGTACGACGAGATCTTCAAGAATC aagaggaggaggaggatccgCGGCGTGATCTGGTGAAGATCGGATCGGAAAAGTGGCGAAAGGGACGAATCGTGGCGGAAGCTCCGAGGTTTGCGGAGAAGGCACCGAAGATCGTGAACATGAAGGTGGTTAGTCCAAGGATGATACACCAGCCCAGGTGA